cgggatTGAGGTATTCTGCAAATAGGTGGACGGAccatagacgcatccaacggtaggtcattcaccacgatcggaccaaaactgagcgagatatggccgattttccacgcgAATGTACTGTTTTTCCTCAaaaactgggtgagggggtggagggatcgggttgaggtgttctgtaAAAAGAGGCGTggttcaaagacgcatccatgGGTAGGTCATTTaacccgatcggaccaaaactgagcgagttatcgtcgattttccacgggaatgctgctggcgaaATTTTCCGGTAATTTGtggaaaatcccccttagttgcctttaaaatacaaaaacaagtTGAGGAGCtctttttaaaagaattttaaggaaagaaacaaaaatgagatggaataacttaaaatttaagaaaaagtttaaattttggcggaaaaatatttgtcttgtcggaaagaaattattttccagtccgtttttaaaatttccatttgctacctcctcgcctggtatgctctcctgttactcctggtcgaattttgccgcataaactTGGCTCGGttttggccgaaaatctgccactgggagcgactggtagtaacaggagagcatgctttgGAGGAGGTAGCTCGTGTGggccgaaaatttccaaaatcagttttcgGCCAAAACCGAGCCaattttatgcggcaaaattcgaccaggagtaacaggagaccatgaatccgaggaggtagcaaacgtaaattttaaaaacggactggaaaatatgttctttcaaacaacacaattatttttccggcacaatttaaactttttcttcaattttaagttattccatctcatttttgtttctttccttaaaaatcttttaaaaagagcTCCTCAACTTGTTTTTGTATATTAAAGGCAACTAAGGGAGATTTTCCACAAACTACCGGAAAATTTCGctagcagcattcccgtggaaaatcggcgataagtCGCTCAGTTTGAGGAATTAGTTATTGTTATTGAGGAAAAGCCCAGTATTCCCGTTGAAAATCGGTGCATTTTGATcctggattttaaaactgagtTCGGATTTTAACTGGtttggatttggaaaatttcGGGAGATACCAGCTTCCttctcggattcatgctctcctgtttctcctggtcgaattttgccgcatcaaAATTTTCGgatttttgcacaaatttcTCACCAAAACCGCTTGGTAGTAACAAGAGCGCATCCAAACTAGGATGTAGCAGGTTCAGATTTGCTGCAGCGCTTACTACCTTGACAAATAGAGGGCGCTATATTTTAGGTGTGAAATGTGTCAAAATTTCTATTGTGCTTAGTACTTTCGCAAATAGATGACGTTTTGCTGGCAAAAAGTTTCATGTTCTCTCATCTGACGGTGGCGTCCTCTATTTGTCAATATGCTAAGCACCAACGAAAATCTGAAACATTTCATACTTTGTTATGTGGCGTCCTCTATTTGTCAAAGTAGTAAGCAGCGCAGCAAATCTGACCAAGCTACCTCTTAGTTTggatgttctcctgttactaccagtcgctccTGGAAGGCAAATTTATGCCAAAAGCAAGCacatttttatgcggcaaaattcgaccagaaGCAACAGGAGATCATACCaggcgaggaggtagcaaatgcaAGTTTAATAAGtgaccaaaaatatttttctttccgtcatgacaaatatttttccattttaagtGTGGTTTAAAATATTCAGTTTTTTATTCtccgttttgtttctttctttaaatatcttttgAATCTCACCTACTTATTGAGGATAAACGGTGCATttctgtggaaaatcggccataactcgctcattttttgcccgatcgggatgaatgacctaacGTTGGATTAATCTTTAAGGCATGcctctttttgcagaacaccaaAACCCGATCCTttcaccccctcacccagttatggaggaaaaacccagtaTTCCCGtcataactcgctcagttttggtccgaccGGGATGAATGCGTCTATGGTCCATCCACCATTCACTCATCtggttattgcggaaaacagtagcatttccgtggaaaatcagcgataattcggtcattcctggtttGATCGGGATGTTTTGCATACCATTGGATGTATCTTTCAGCCACGTTGGATGCGAATTTCCTCCATCTTTCTTCCATTTCGGCATCCTTCTCCACGAACCGCTCccggaaaatatgtttttcggCACATGTAACGATTTTAAAACGCGTTCAAAAATACAGGCAACTTATGGCTGACCTTTgttattgtaaatattttttttgagtcattttattaaacaattttttttttaatttttttatttgaaaagctAATAAGCGTAAAGTAAATTAGCTTAAAATCACTCACCTGGCTTCACATGGGTAGCCAAAATCAGATACTTACCGCACATAGATTCAATGACACAGAGGGGGCTCGCCAATTTTCACACCGTTTAGGACTTCCGCAAggctaaatccgccactgtCACACcggctgcaatttgaaactaTTTAATTATACAGCCCAACAACAACTGATAGCGGTGCAAGATCCTTATATGAATGGATGCCAAACCCCATCCGGTTCGCATCCCCTGCTCGTAGGACTAAGTAAGCTTtgtcttggcttaacgaccttctctAAGGCACTctagccatctaatggcttactatacttgCTGATGACACGTAGTTGAGTAGTCAACCCTCACTGCAGATCCGGATCCATCCTGTCCAACGTCTAGTCCGGTGGTGATTTGATGAAACTGACGATTGCTCaaggaaatgcaaatgcaaaactttCTACAAGCGTTGTCTTTAAAGTTTACAACTTAACCAGCTCGTTTTGGGTGCAATTAACGTAGCCGTATCCTCCAAAACATCTACCAACACCCGCCTGATGAACTTTATCTCTCGCAATAAAATCGTTTTCATGCggaataaatcaaaacaccTACCAAACTACTTCGCGACACAAACATTAATATGGCATTTAAGAATTACTACCACTTTGGCCGACTGTACAGATAGGGTCGAGTAAATTGGGTTGAAATATCCTCTAcgtaaaaatccaaaaatactACATTATCTAAAGGTTGCTGCAGCTATTGACAGCccttgaatgaatgaaattagGACCTAAAATTTCATGCATGCACCAGTTTGATAAAATTAATCTATGCAGAATGGTAAGAGGGAACACCTGAGTATCTAACTGGAGAAACACGGAGAAGGCgtttgatgcgtttgtttACACTGAATAATTGATCCTTCCTCCGTGCTGGAAGTAAAAGTCATGCCATCGATTATCCATTAACCTTCAGGAAGGAGATACTGCATGAACTAGAAGAACCTCGCTAGTAAATGATAATCAAGATGTGTTGGAAGCAGCAGTTCCTTGCAAAACGTCAGCACAATCGGAACAAGAAccattctccattttttttgcttcagttAGCTCCGACTGGCAATGAGTCTCTTCTTCAACTCGGAAACGATGCGTTTCGAGGGTACGATGCACGAACCGAAGCGAAATCGTAACGTGTTCCTGGACGTGAAGCCAATCCCCGACGATACGGCGATCGTCAACACGTCCGGACAGGGCAGACGGAATGCGGCCCTATTTAACAATCGGGTTGGTTTCCCACCGCTAACACCGAAGGAAGCGTTTGTGACTACGGCCGCCACCAACCAAACGGTGAGGTTGCTGACACCGGAGACGCATTCCTCTTAACGCACATCTTCTCTTCTCCGCAGAACATGGTGTACGAGAGCTCGAAACCGATCTACTTGGTGTTGCGTGCTATTGGAGTGTTTCCGTACACGCGTCTTGCATCGGGCGAGACCGCCTTCATCCTGGCCTCACCCGCCATGGTGTACTGTGTGATGTTTTTCCTGCTGCTCACCGTCTACATCGCCTTCATCCTGCTCAATCGCATCGAGATCGTGCGGACGCTCGAGGGACGCTTCGAGGAGTCCGTCATTGCGTATCTGTTTATCGTGAACATCCTGCCGCTCCTGATCATACCGCTGATGTGGTACGAAACGCGCAAAGTGGTTTCGGTGGTGAATGGGTGGGTCGATTTCGAAACGGTGTACCGGAAAACTTCCGGCCGTGCGTTGGAGCTGAAGCTCCGTACCAAGGCGCAGGTGGTTGCCATCTTGCTGCCGATCCTTTGCTCGCTCTCGGTTGCCATCACGCATGTGACGATGGTGGACTTTAAGCTGCTGCAGGTCATTCCGTACTGTGTGCTTGACACGATCACCTACATGATGGGCGGGTACTGGTATTTGGCGTGCGAAACGCTCAGCATTACGGCGAAGATCCTGGCAGAAGATTTTCAGCGAGCCCTGCGCCACGTCGGCCCTGCTGCCAAGGTGTCCGAGTATCGATCGTTGTGGTTGCGGCTGAGCAAACTGGCACGTGATACGGGCTTTTCCACCTGTTACACCTTCACGTTTATCTGCTTGTATCTGTTCTTCATCATAACGCTCTCGATCTATGGGCTGATGTCGCAAATTTCGGACGGATTCGGTGTGAAGGATATTGGGCTGGCGGTGACTGCGTTCTGTAGCGTTGGGTTACTGTTTTACATCTGCGACGAGGCACACTATGCATCGTTTAATGTGCGCACCAACTTTCAGAAGAAGCTGCTAATGGTTGAGCTGAGCTGGATGAACACGGACGCACAGACGGAGATCAATATGTTTCTACGGGCAACCGAGATGAATCCATCCAGCATTAATCTTGGTGGGTTTTTCGACGTTAATCGGACGCTTTTCAAATCGGTAAGCTTGTTGCAGGATTTGTGCTGCCGttgaataaaagcaaacagatTTACTATTTACAGCTGCTCGCGACCATGGTGACGTACTTGGTGGTGCTGCTCCAGTTCCAGATCAGCATTCCGGATGAGCCCAGTGCTATGCTGATGCATAGCAACACGTCCCACACTTAGGATGCCAACAGTTTGTTTGTCCGTCTTTGGAGAATTGTTGCTTGAAGACGAAAATCATTGGCTTATTATAGTATTTAACAGGAagtgtttcaaaatttctgaat
This genomic window from Anopheles maculipalpis chromosome 2RL, idAnoMacuDA_375_x, whole genome shotgun sequence contains:
- the LOC126559819 gene encoding gustatory and odorant receptor 24, coding for MSLFFNSETMRFEGTMHEPKRNRNVFLDVKPIPDDTAIVNTSGQGRRNAALFNNRVGFPPLTPKEAFVTTAATNQISSPQNMVYESSKPIYLVLRAIGVFPYTRLASGETAFILASPAMVYCVMFFLLLTVYIAFILLNRIEIVRTLEGRFEESVIAYLFIVNILPLLIIPLMWYETRKVVSVVNGWVDFETVYRKTSGRALELKLRTKAQVVAILLPILCSLSVAITHVTMVDFKLLQVIPYCVLDTITYMMGGYWYLACETLSITAKILAEDFQRALRHVGPAAKVSEYRSLWLRLSKLARDTGFSTCYTFTFICLYLFFIITLSIYGLMSQISDGFGVKDIGLAVTAFCSVGLLFYICDEAHYASFNVRTNFQKKLLMVELSWMNTDAQTEINMFLRATEMNPSSINLGGFFDVNRTLFKSLLATMVTYLVVLLQFQISIPDEPSAMLMHSNTSHT